A stretch of DNA from Butyricicoccus intestinisimiae:
AACCCGCCCCTCCAGCAGCTTTGCCGCGACAATATCCGGCCGTTCGGTGACACCAACGGTTGGAAACGGCGAAAAACGGTTATCCCGAATGATTTCACCGAGATAATTGGCGTCCAAAATCGAATCCAGCGGGATGTCCTGCAAGCGCTGTCTGACCGTCTCCAATACCGCTTCATCCGCTATGCCTTGGATATAACACAGGCTGACGGTCGTATGCGTCACAGAGCCAATACCGGAAAATTCAAAGCATAGATTGGGCGTGCGCAGCCTGCGGCGAATGAGCGCCAAATTTCCCATGAACGCTTCGGTAAAGCCCTCGCGCGGACCGCGCAGCACCTTTTCATTGTCTGGTTCGTCCGGTCCGCGCTTGGCAAAGCCTTTGGTGTTGACAACCGCAGGTCTGCTGTCGCCGTCCACCAGAACAATCGTGTCGCCGTACAAAAACGCGGCGAGCAGCTGATCGGTTTTCAGGTCAAACGGACAGTCATCAATTTGCAAAACCTCTCGAATGACATCCGGCATTTGCAGAGAATTTCCCGTCCACAGGCTGATCGGCTTGACAATGCTCTCATTGATGGCCTGACTGTTTACCATGCCGTCAAAAAAGAACAGCGCCGCCCGCAGCGCAGACTGTCCCCGCACCTCTCGGCAAATAAATGTATCGTCGTGCACAAACAGCCGCTTCATCATCGCAATATTTTCATCCAAATCCGTCGTGAACGATAACTCCAATCCCAAAACCTCGTTTCTATTCCTGCGTCAGTTGTTCCGCCAATTTTTTGCCGAACGCACGGATAGCGACTTCTGCCTCTTGTATGGTATTGCCGCTTGTGCCGCACTCCAAAATCATGCTGCCTGTCGTTGCCTGTTCATTGAACCGCTGCTTGCGCAGATTGATCGGGCGCATGAGCGTCGGATACGCAGACAAAATATTCTTTTGCAAATTGACGGCAAAATTCAAATTGCTTTTCCAATTGGGATGCTTTTTTCCGCCGGCATTTGTGCCCATGACAAACATGAGCTGCGCACAGGTCTGGCCGTCAATCTCCGACACCACTTTATATTCCATACCGGAGGATGTAATCATCGAATCCCGATGCAAATCAATAATCACTTTGAGCGACGGCGTTTTTTTCTGCTGCTGTTCGATAATATCCATCGCGCGGCTGTACGATTTGTTATAGCTCGGCGCATCAATGATTTCGCGGCAATGCACAACGCCGATGCCCTGTTCCTGCAGTACCTGCGTCAGCACATCTCCAATATATACAACATTGTGTGCCGGATCTTCCGATCTGCCGCCATGCTGGTCAACATACGCCTCACTCGCATGGGTGTGCAGAATCATAACCGTCGGCTGCTCTGCCGATGCATTTTTTGTAATCTTGAGCGGAGATGCCAGCATGTCTCCCAAATCGTAGGATAAACCAGAGTCATTGGAGAGATACACGCCGTCCTGTCCGGGATAGCCGCCCTTTTGTCCGGTAATCGTCAGCTGTTTGACCGGCGCGCCGTCCGCGGTTTGTGTCGGCGCCTGCGCGGTTTCTGCCGCCTTTTGCACATTGTCCGGCAGGGCAAACAAGCTCTCAGAAACCCGCACGGCACTGGCATCGGTATCACAGCTTTCGCCGTCCGTCATGTTTTCCGGCAGCGCCTGTGCCGCGACAATTTCCGACACGCCAACCGCCTGCGGCGCGTGCTCGGACACCGACTCCCAGCCCGGCGCGCCGATCTCCGACGACAAAGCGGCCTGTACAAAGCCGGAATTTCCCGCCAGCTGCTGCATCCACTGCTCCAGCGTCCCACCGCCTCCCAGCCGATCTGCCGCCAGCAAGCCGCCGGCCATCATCAGGCAGGGAATGCACCACATGGGTATCCACGCCTTTTTTCGCTTCATGTGTCTCCCTGCCTTTCCCGCCGCGTCCTGTACAAAATTCTATTCGCACCGGCGGAAGGATATGCAGTTTTTAAGACAGGAACAACTCCATGTCTGCGATATCCAGCGAGGGATGCAAAAATAAATTGATGCCATAGCCGATCACTCGCGCGGCATCTGCGGTCTGCTGGTCGACATCTCGTGTCGTGACCAGCACCGGCGTATTCAAATCATCCAGCGCCTCGCACTGCGCACCGGACTGCTGGGCAATATCCGCCGCCAGTGTCGCGCCGTCTACCACGGTCGGCACGCCAATCGACAAAACGGGTACGCCCAATGCCGTCTGCGTCAGTGCCGTTCGTGCATTGCCGACACCGGATCCGGGCACAATGCCGGTATCCGTCATTTGAATCGTGCACATCAGACGACTGAGCCGCCGCGCCGCCAGCGCATCCACCGCGAGAATCAGTTCCGGATGAATGCGGTCGATGACGCCCAGCACAAGTTCTCCGGTCTCTACACCCGTTGTGCCGAGCACGCCGGGCGCCAGCACCGCAACCGGCCGAAACGCGCGAAATTGCTCAGGAGATTGTTCGACCAAATGCCGTGTCGCCAGCACATTCTGACAGCACAGCGGCCCGATGGCATCCGGCGTGACCGCACGGTTTCCCAAACCAATAACGAGCACCGGCGCGCGCGGGTCTTGATTGCTCGGTGCCAGCTGGCGCAGGATCTGCGCCACCGCGCGGCACGCCCGCGGAAATGCGTCGGTTTCCCGCCGCAGCAAATCACGAATGGACAGCGTTGCATACCGTCCCGGCGGCCTGCCAAAATCCGTATCGGATTCCGTCACAGTGACCGTGTGCAGCGAAAATCCTTCCAGCGTCTGCGTCCGCTGCTGTACGCGCCGTCCCTCCGCCAGTTCCAAAGCAAGATCTGTTCGCACTGCCATGTTTTGTCTCCCCTTCCCCGTCCAGTATGCACCCGCTCCGGTCATTCTATGCGGCAAAACCGAAAAATATCGCTTTCCCTTCGAATTTCTCTGTACGTTTTATCCAATCTGCGAGGTGTCTGACGTATTTTTTGGGGAATTTCCTATGAAAAACACAATTAGCACTTGATTTTTCGTCCGTCTCGTGATAGAATTTCAATTACTGACTAATAGATTAAATGGAGTAAGGAGGTGGACACCAATGCCGAATATCAAGTCTGCCAAGAAGCGCGTACTCGTTACCAAGGTAAAGGATGCTCGCAATCAGGCTGCTCGTTCTGAGCTGAAGACTGTTCTGAAGAAGTTTGACGCTGCAGTTGCATCTGAGGATAAGGCTGTTGCAGAGTCTGCATATAAGACCGCAGTTAAGGCCCTCGACAAGGCTGCTGCAAAGAATCTGATTCATAAGAACAAGGCTGCTAACAAGAAGAGCGCTCTGACCCTCAAGCTGAACGCTTCCAAGTAAGCCCTTGCTTTGATTTAATTGGAAATGAAAACGCATCCGGTCGGATGCGTTTTTTGTTTTGCGCAAATTGGTCGCCCTTACGCGCAGACCAAACTTGTCTCTCCCTCCGGGAGAGATGTCGCGCAGCGACAGAGAGGGCTGCTGTCAGCTAGAAGTTCTCTCAGATTTGCCGGATACAGAATGGGTATGCCCTCTCAGTCATTTGCAAAGCAAATGACAGCTCTCCCAGAGGGAGAGCCAAGAAACTGGTGCAAACAAGCAAAAATAAGCCGGAAGCTCTCGCTTCCGGCTTATCTATTTTACCCAGCAGGGATTGTTTACTTGGTGATGTCGATGACCTGATCGCGGCCAGGACCTACGCCCAGCAGCTTCACCGGACAGCCGACAATCTTCTCCAGCTCCTTGATGTAGCTCTGTACCTTCTCCGGCAGCTCATCAAAGGTCTTGCAGCCGGTGATGTCCTCGGTGAATCCGTCGAACTCCTCATAAATCGGCTTGCAGTCTTCCAGATCTGCGAAGTTTGCCGGGAACTCCTCGATGCGCTGACCCTTATAGTCATATGCTACGCAGACCTTCAGCTTCGGCAGACCACACAGCGGGTCGATCTTGTTGATAACCATTTCGGTCAAACCGTTTACGCGAACAGCATAGCGTGCGATAACCGCATCGAACCAGCCGGTACGGCGCGGACGGCCGGTAACCGTACCAAACTCATGACCTGCGTTGCGGATGTAATCGCCGGTCTCATCAAACAGCTCGGTCGGGAACGGGCCCTTGCCGACACGGGTGGTGTAGCTCTTGCAGATACCAACGATTTCGTCGATAGCAGTCGGGCCAACGCCGGAACCGATGCAGCAGCCGCCGGATACCGGATGAGAGGACGTAACATACGGGTAGGTACCCATGTCCAGATCCAGCAGGGTGCCCTGTGCGCCTTCAAACAGAACTTCCTTGCCGTCCTTGATTGCCTGATAGGTGATAACAGAGGTGTCCTTGACATGGCTTCTCAGACGATCTGCGTACTCCTTGTACTCCTCGAGAACTGCCTTGATGTCAATCGGCTCGCCGCCGTATACACCGACGATAACCTTGTTCTTGCGCTCGCAAGCCTCGGTCATCGCTGCCTCAAAGCGCTCCGGATCCACAAAGTCATGCATACGGACGCCGATGCGCTCAGCCTTGTCCATATAGGTCGGGCCAATGCCCTTCTTGGTGGTGCCGATGTCATCGCCGCCGCGTGCCTTCTCGCTCAGCGCATCCAGTTCCAGATGCCACGGGAGAATGCAGTGTGCACGTGCGTCAATGTACAGCTTATCGGTAGAAATGCCGCGTGCATTCAGACCGTCCATCTCGCCGAGAATGGACTTCGGGTTGACAACAACACCCGGTCCGATGATATTTACACAATCCGGATACAGAATACCGGACGGAATCAGCTGTAATTTATAGGATTCGTCGCCAACAACTACGGTATGACCTGCGTTGTTGCCGCCCTGCGAACGGACGACCACATCGGCCTGCGAAGCAAAGATGTCAATGTACTTGCCCTTTCCTTCGTCGCCCCACTGTGCGCCCAAAACAATTTTGCCTGGCATATAAATTGCCCCTTTCCTGATTTTGAGGGTCGAGCAATTACCCCCGAAACAAACTTATATGGACATTATACCATCTTTTGTGCGTTCGTACAACCATCCTTTTGCACTTTTTCGTTTTAGCACGGCAAAGTATGTGATTTTTCGTACACAATTTTTATGTTATTTTTTGTATATAATACAAGCATAATATATGCTTTAAATTTTTTATAGGTATATTTTTCTCAGACATAGTATGCAATTGTGCAAATAAGAGGGGGATTTTTGTGAAACATTCGATACTTCGCGCAGCCTTTTTGTTACTTTTTATTGATTTGATAGACGAAAATCTTCTTATTGAAAAGGAGGGAACGTAAAGTAAAAACAATAAACACGGGCTACATGGTACGCGCCCCTACTCCTTGCGCGTATCGCGGCGGAAAGCCGCACATTACAACTGAATACCGCCGCGCAGCAGCAACAAACGCAGCGCGGGGACTTATGACCGCGGCAGTTATGAAAACTGACCGCCGTTTTTTATGCCCTTTTTCGGGCAGCCGCCCGCACTATTCCGTAAATATGCTTGTGGTGGAAATATTCATAGACTTGTGGTAAAATAAATCATGTATGGGTGGCAAATATGAATTTATGGAGGAATAATAGTGAGTTATATTACAATGGAAATATGGACTGGAATATGGATATTAGTGAGATTACTTCCAATGGCACTTATTATTTTTGCAGGTGTTATGATTATCGAAGTGGGTATTGAATTTATCCAGAAGAAGAAAATTGAAGTTAAGATTTTAAATTGGTTATGTCAATTCTTATGGATTCTAATAGTTGTATCAATATTAAAAATTACAGGAATTATTGGTGGTAGTTTTGGAATATCCTCACCACTTGATAGTTATATTAGTTTTAAATTATTTGAGGATGGATTTAATGCGGCAACTATTTTGAATATATGTCTATTCGTTCCATATGGATTTTTGCCAGTATTTATTTTTAAGAATATCCACAAGCATTGGTGGAATGGCGTTATACTTGGAGCAGTATTTTCGATTGGTATAGAATTTTTGCAAACATTTATTGGAAGGTTTGCACAGTTAGATGATGTGATTATGAATACTTGTGGGACTCTCGTTGGATTTTTGATAGGATGCTTATTACTTCGTATAACCACAAGGAAAAAATAAATTTCGATTTGTCAGAGAGATAGCAGAGCCATGAGCCGCAGAGATTTTTTAAAAATCCTGCGGCTTTTTTGCGCCCATTTTCAAAAGTCCTGTCCTACTCTTTGGCAAATTTCAAAACTGTCCGTGTAAAAGACTAAACAGAAATTTTTTGGAATTCAGCCCGCAGAGTTGGCAAAATCGGATTTTCATGTGGTGTGGGTAGTGAACGGGAAACAGACAGCGGAAAGCGCAGCTACACCGAAGCCGCCTTATATCGCATGAGCCGGGGCATGGAAAAGCGGTCATGCCAGGGAGCATGACCGCTTTATAAACCATTCTTGCCCTATTTAGTTTGGAACAGGCCCAAGCCCTAAAGCTCCAGCAAGGAACAAAAATACAACAACAGCGACAGGGATTAGCAGCATAATGGCAGATAACACGAAAGTTTGTAGACATGGCAGTTTGTTTTTCTTTCGCCATACGCCATAAATCAAAAGTGCGACACTTGCCACAAGGCAGATAACCGGGAAATATACCATTGCAAAACCGAGCCACCCCATACCGTCAATTAAGAAAATCAGAAACAAAACGGCAGCAATACACCCGGCAATCTTGATAATAGATTTCCGTTCTGCTTTCCGTTGGAACTTCACAAGCTCAAATGTATCAGTCAAAGCAGCGGCAGCCGTGTCCTGAGTGATTTCAGTTTCTGAAATTCTTTCAGACCGCATGATTTCCAGCACGCTAATACCCAAAGCGTCGGCTAATGGTTCAATCGTGTTTATGTCGGGAAAACCTAAACCACGCTCCCATTTACTGACTGCCTTATCCGTTACTTGCAGCTTTTTTGCTAATTCCACTTGCGTCATACCGTTTTCTTTCCGCAGAGTGGCAATGAATGTACCAAATTTTTTTGCGTCCATAGTTAGACCCCCTTTGCGTTTGTCTGCTCATAGTATAGCGCACATGGCAGCATACGACAACCGACGCATAGTTTAGGGCGGAATTTATCCGAACTCTACGGAAAGTTTAGGTTAGGATAGGAAAAGATGTCGATATTCCAGAAAACTTGGGCATTATCATAGAACCCCCGGATTTTTGCCCAACTACAGTGCATACGCCAATTTAAAATTTCTTGCCGAATTGCGTCATATTATTGGAAAAGAAAAAATCCGCGATTGCCTCATGCAACTCCGCAATGCCGGAAAGACGATTTTATTGGCCTCTCATCATGCAGAAGACATTCGCGTGTTATGTGATACGGTCTGTGAAATGGACGGCGGTGTTTTGACCGTGCTTCCGACGGACTCTCCGAGATAAAATCACTTCTCCCTTGTTTCCTTTCGCGCATGGGAGTATAATAAGTTTTCAGGCGGACGCGCCCCGTGTGTTTCTCCGTCAATCTTTTCTTCGGAGGAATCCATGTCAGCTGTACTTTTCAAAGCACTCGCGTTTTTTCTCATGATCGCGCTGGGCTATCTGATGAAAACCAAGCACGTCTTAGAGCAGGAGGACAGCCAGGTTTTGATGAAAATCATCATCAATATCACGATGCCCGCCGCACTGATCGCCGGTTTTCGCACGTTTTCCATCGATATTTCGTTGCTGTTTGCCCTGCTGCTCGGCTTTTGTATGAACGGCGTGCTGCTGCTCGCCGGTTCTCTCGCGTCTGTCCGCAAGGAAGGCAGGCTGCGCGCGCTGTACATTCTCAATACGCCGTGTCAAAACGTCGGCAATTTTGTTCTGCCGTTTGTGCTGAGCTTTCTGCCGTCCTCTGTGGTTCCGGCTCTGTGCATGTATGATGCCGGAAACAATCCGTATGGCGCAGGTCTTGCGTACTCTGTGGCATCCTCTGCCAGCGGCGGAGACGGAAAGGTTTCCCTGCGCAGCATCCTGCGCACCTTGTTTCATTCCCCTCCGTTCTTGGCGTATTTTATCATGATTGTTCTGTATCTGCCAGGCATTCGCCTGCCGGATGCGTTCTTTGATCTGTGCGATTTGTTCGGCAAAGGCAACGCCTTTCTCGCCATGTTCGCACTGGGTCTGATTTTTGAATGGCATCTGCCAAAAGAAGATGTCGGCAATGTCATCCGCATTTTGGGTTTGCGCTATGCGCTGTGTCTGTGCGCCGCAGCAGCGATTTTCTTCCTGTGTCCGTTTGATTTGCCGATTCGGCAGACCTTGTGTCTGTGTCTCGTCGGCCCTGTGACAACGCTCGCCATTCCGTTTGGTCTCGCCTGCGGCTGCAAGCAGTCGATGATTGCCGCACTCAGCTCGGTCAGCATGGTGACCAGCTTTATTCTATCGCTCGGCATGCTGATTGCCTGGGCATAAATCTGCATGAAAAAAAGACCGGAATTCCGGTCTTTTTTTCACATCTTTTGGCGCATATGTCTGTTCCGCAGCCAAGAAAACAGCAAATAAATCAGACATCCGCATACGGCGCCGCAAAAGTCAATCCAAACATCGGTCACACGCGCAGAGCGGTCATTAAACAGCTGAATGGTCTCATCCGTCATCGCACACAGAACGCCGAACAAAAATACATTGAGCACATACGGCAGCCGGACAATGCGAATATCCCGCATGACGATTGCCGCGAAAAATCCCAGTGCGGCAAATTCGGAAAAGTGCGCCATTTTGCGCACAATATATTCGGTCAATCCATCCCCCAGACCAACCGTTCCGAGCAGCTTCATCAGAAATTCAAAAACACCCATACTTTCCGATGTCGACTGCGCGCGATTTGCCATTGAATGCGAAAAAATAAACGCCATGACGGCAATCACCAGCAAAACATGTATGATAACACGCACTCGTTTTTTTGAATCCATAATCTCCTCCATCAATTGACAAACCCCTAGAATATGTTATAATCAAGATAATAAGAGGCACTGCCAGTAGACGGTCGTCCCTCAAAAGTTGTTACAAGATAGTAACCGCTGGTGTGGAAGCTGGGCGGTTACTTCTTTTTTGTCAGCTGAATGACCAGAGCAATAATCTGAACAGTCAGAGAAATTACACCAACAATGGCTGCGGTATAAGCAAATAACGCTTCATATGTAACCATGATGCATCCCTCCTCTCCTAAGATCAGAGGGCAAAAGAAGTCTGTCCTCTGTCAAAAAGGACAAACCGCCTACCGTTCGTGGCAGTGCTGTATTTAAGGATACCACATGAAGCTCTCATTCGCAAGCTATAAGAGGCAACAGCGCGCGCTGTTGCCTCTTTTTGATAATCAGCCTCGGATTTCGAGATATTCGTCATAGGTGCACTGCTTATCCCAAACGCCATCCTCTGTGATTTCAATGATACGGTTGGCAATAGTCTGCGTGAACTCATGGTCATGCGATGCAAACAGGACATTGCCCTTAAAATCAATCAGACCGTTGTTGACTGCGGTGATGGATTCCAGATCCAGATGGTTGGTCGGCTGATCGACAACCAGCACATTGGAACCAAACAGCATCATACGTGCCAGCATGCAGCGAACCTTCTCGCCGCCGGACAGTACATTAACAGACTTGTACAC
This window harbors:
- a CDS encoding spore germination protein — translated: MELSFTTDLDENIAMMKRLFVHDDTFICREVRGQSALRAALFFFDGMVNSQAINESIVKPISLWTGNSLQMPDVIREVLQIDDCPFDLKTDQLLAAFLYGDTIVLVDGDSRPAVVNTKGFAKRGPDEPDNEKVLRGPREGFTEAFMGNLALIRRRLRTPNLCFEFSGIGSVTHTTVSLCYIQGIADEAVLETVRQRLQDIPLDSILDANYLGEIIRDNRFSPFPTVGVTERPDIVAAKLLEGRVAIVVDGTPVVLTAPHILQETFQANDDYYISFLYTNLTRWLRVLGFVLTLTLPAIYVALLTWQQEMLPTRLLFSISAARQGVPFSTFAEAVGTLAVFEILKEAGTRTPDTIGQALSIVGGLVLGQAAVDARFVSAPMVIIIAFSGVTALIVPKLRTATLLLRFFLLVCAALLGLYGVLFGGCLILAHLCRLSSFGVPYLTNVLAAEKHSRRDVLLRFPWFAMKPEHRFLAGWRGVRR
- the spoIIP gene encoding stage II sporulation protein P encodes the protein MKRKKAWIPMWCIPCLMMAGGLLAADRLGGGGTLEQWMQQLAGNSGFVQAALSSEIGAPGWESVSEHAPQAVGVSEIVAAQALPENMTDGESCDTDASAVRVSESLFALPDNVQKAAETAQAPTQTADGAPVKQLTITGQKGGYPGQDGVYLSNDSGLSYDLGDMLASPLKITKNASAEQPTVMILHTHASEAYVDQHGGRSEDPAHNVVYIGDVLTQVLQEQGIGVVHCREIIDAPSYNKSYSRAMDIIEQQQKKTPSLKVIIDLHRDSMITSSGMEYKVVSEIDGQTCAQLMFVMGTNAGGKKHPNWKSNLNFAVNLQKNILSAYPTLMRPINLRKQRFNEQATTGSMILECGTSGNTIQEAEVAIRAFGKKLAEQLTQE
- the gpr gene encoding GPR endopeptidase gives rise to the protein MAVRTDLALELAEGRRVQQRTQTLEGFSLHTVTVTESDTDFGRPPGRYATLSIRDLLRRETDAFPRACRAVAQILRQLAPSNQDPRAPVLVIGLGNRAVTPDAIGPLCCQNVLATRHLVEQSPEQFRAFRPVAVLAPGVLGTTGVETGELVLGVIDRIHPELILAVDALAARRLSRLMCTIQMTDTGIVPGSGVGNARTALTQTALGVPVLSIGVPTVVDGATLAADIAQQSGAQCEALDDLNTPVLVTTRDVDQQTADAARVIGYGINLFLHPSLDIADMELFLS
- the rpsT gene encoding 30S ribosomal protein S20 encodes the protein MPNIKSAKKRVLVTKVKDARNQAARSELKTVLKKFDAAVASEDKAVAESAYKTAVKALDKAAAKNLIHKNKAANKKSALTLKLNASK
- a CDS encoding adenylosuccinate synthase, with protein sequence MPGKIVLGAQWGDEGKGKYIDIFASQADVVVRSQGGNNAGHTVVVGDESYKLQLIPSGILYPDCVNIIGPGVVVNPKSILGEMDGLNARGISTDKLYIDARAHCILPWHLELDALSEKARGGDDIGTTKKGIGPTYMDKAERIGVRMHDFVDPERFEAAMTEACERKNKVIVGVYGGEPIDIKAVLEEYKEYADRLRSHVKDTSVITYQAIKDGKEVLFEGAQGTLLDLDMGTYPYVTSSHPVSGGCCIGSGVGPTAIDEIVGICKSYTTRVGKGPFPTELFDETGDYIRNAGHEFGTVTGRPRRTGWFDAVIARYAVRVNGLTEMVINKIDPLCGLPKLKVCVAYDYKGQRIEEFPANFADLEDCKPIYEEFDGFTEDITGCKTFDELPEKVQSYIKELEKIVGCPVKLLGVGPGRDQVIDITK
- a CDS encoding VanZ family protein; this translates as MSYITMEIWTGIWILVRLLPMALIIFAGVMIIEVGIEFIQKKKIEVKILNWLCQFLWILIVVSILKITGIIGGSFGISSPLDSYISFKLFEDGFNAATILNICLFVPYGFLPVFIFKNIHKHWWNGVILGAVFSIGIEFLQTFIGRFAQLDDVIMNTCGTLVGFLIGCLLLRITTRKK
- a CDS encoding helix-turn-helix domain-containing protein; its protein translation is MDAKKFGTFIATLRKENGMTQVELAKKLQVTDKAVSKWERGLGFPDINTIEPLADALGISVLEIMRSERISETEITQDTAAAALTDTFELVKFQRKAERKSIIKIAGCIAAVLFLIFLIDGMGWLGFAMVYFPVICLVASVALLIYGVWRKKNKLPCLQTFVLSAIMLLIPVAVVVFLFLAGALGLGPVPN
- a CDS encoding AEC family transporter; the encoded protein is MSAVLFKALAFFLMIALGYLMKTKHVLEQEDSQVLMKIIINITMPAALIAGFRTFSIDISLLFALLLGFCMNGVLLLAGSLASVRKEGRLRALYILNTPCQNVGNFVLPFVLSFLPSSVVPALCMYDAGNNPYGAGLAYSVASSASGGDGKVSLRSILRTLFHSPPFLAYFIMIVLYLPGIRLPDAFFDLCDLFGKGNAFLAMFALGLIFEWHLPKEDVGNVIRILGLRYALCLCAAAAIFFLCPFDLPIRQTLCLCLVGPVTTLAIPFGLACGCKQSMIAALSSVSMVTSFILSLGMLIAWA
- a CDS encoding VanZ family protein; this translates as MDSKKRVRVIIHVLLVIAVMAFIFSHSMANRAQSTSESMGVFEFLMKLLGTVGLGDGLTEYIVRKMAHFSEFAALGFFAAIVMRDIRIVRLPYVLNVFLFGVLCAMTDETIQLFNDRSARVTDVWIDFCGAVCGCLIYLLFSWLRNRHMRQKM